One region of Choristoneura fumiferana chromosome 3, NRCan_CFum_1, whole genome shotgun sequence genomic DNA includes:
- the LOC141426727 gene encoding annulin-like isoform X1, translated as MGSVKSKLASWCPPRCCGSTSDSYDLRALPRPPQLDSSIDVIDGTRRGVLAVQAIDFCNDTNGENHHTSKFNLMNRSVDRSLVIRRGQAFKLDLLLNRPYDASRDALSFIFYVADVEKRGPSDDTSAAVPLLEKGSETAGSWSAVYEGQMDSHLMVAVTPAADCIVAAWRIDIDTKLTTGGSLSYTHPQPIYVLFNPWCLNDAVYMPGHSHREEYVLEDGGLMYRGVYNRIKPTPWNYAQYEKDILECALYLVREVGKVKGRARSDPIRTARALSAAVNAQDDNGVLIGNWGAELSDYDGGTHPMKWIGSLAILQKYYAKKKPVKYAQCWVFAGVLTTICRALGIPCRPVSGYDAAHDSQGSLTVDIIKDDDGNTMDHFTTDSVWNYHVWNEVWMERPDLGAEYGGWQAIDSTPQETSEDLYRCGPASLRAVRDAEIQRPYDAGYVFAQVNADKVLWKYSGEIQPLKLLARDTTSVGQNISTKAIGRMEREDITDTYKYPERTWEERATMEKALRRSSNIFARYYLNDAFNDVAFDFELRDDIKIGQDFSVILHMKNRSSENKHTVRGVLRVDTVTYTGKTGEDVKRQDFEESLAPEEKRQVAMMVSFNEYYKRLVDQASFNIACLATIVEKNFDYFAQDDFRVRNPDIKISVEGKPVSRKEFTVTVKLENPLPIPLKNGKFYIQGPGLDEQLKISLDQNVQPGEFATAQFQLTPPWAGRHQISAKFSSKEMHDVDGFLVIMVAPPEANGHAETNGL; from the exons ATGGGTAGTGTGAAGAGCAAGTTGGCTAGCTGGTGCCCCCCGCGCTGCTGCGGGAGTACGTCGGACTCCTACGACTTGCGGGCCCTGCCGCGCCCCCCGCAACTCGACTCCTCCATCG ATGTGATTGACGGCACGAGACGGGGTGTGCTGGCTGTCCAGGCTATAGACTTCTGCAACGACACGAATGGGGAGAACCATCACACGAGCAAGTTCAACCTGATGAATCGGTCGGTAGACCGCAGTCTCGTGATTCGGCGAGGACAAGCCTTTAAACTGGATTTGCTGCTCAACCGGCCTTATGATGCCTCCAGGGACGCTCTGTCCTTTATTTTCTACGTGGCTG ATGTCGAGAAACGCGGCCCGTCCGATGATACATCAGCAGCGGTTCCTTTGCTGGAGAAAGGATCGGAAACTGCTGGTTCTTGGTCAGCTGTGTACGAGGGTCAAATGGACTCGCATCTTATGGTGGCAGTAACTCCTGCAGCCGACTGCATCGTTGCTGCTTGGCGAATCGATATTGACACTAAGCTAACCACTGGAGGATCTCTGAGCTACACGCATCCACAACCAATATATGTCTTATTCAATCCGTGGTGCTTGAACGACGCCGTTTATATGCCAG GTCATAGTCATCGGGAAGAATACGTGCTAGAAGACGGTGGTTTAATGTATCGAGGTGTTTACAATCGTATTAAGCCAACACCATGGAACTATGCTCAGTACGAGAAGGATATTCTCGAATGTGCACTATATCTAGTCAGAGAAGTCGGAAAG GTAAAAGGTCGTGCTCGAAGCGATCCTATTCGGACAGCGCGAGCACTGTCGGCTGCAGTTAATGCACAGGATGACAATGGAGTCCTGATCGGAAACTGGGGCGCGGAACTTAGTGACTATGATGGAGGCACCCATCCAATGAAATGGATTGGCTCACTGGCGATATTACAGAAGTATTATGCTAAGAAAAAACCCGTCAAGTACGCGCAGTGTTGGGTCTTCGCCGGAGTTTTGACAACAA TTTGCAGAGCCCTGGGCATCCCGTGCCGGCCTGTGTCGGGCTACGACGCGGCGCACGACAGCCAGGGCAGTCTCACCGTCGACATCATCAAGGATGATGACGGCAACACGATGGACCACTTCACCACCGACTCTGTCTGGAACTACCATGTCTGGAATGAG GTGTGGATGGAGCGTCCTGACCTGGGTGCAGAGTACGGCGGCTGGCAAGCCATTGATTCGACGCCCCAGGAGACTTCTGAGGACCTGTACCGATGCGGGCCAGCTTCGCTGCGCGCTGTCCGTGACGCCGAAATCCAGCGCCCATATGATGCGGGCTACGTCTTTGCACAAGTCAATGCTGACAAG gTGCTGTGGAAGTATTCCGGTGAAATTCAACCCCTTAAACTACTCGCCCGGGACACCACTTCTGTTGGCCAAAATATATCTACGAAAGCCATTGGAAGGATGGAAAGAGAG gaCATTACGGACACATACAAGTACCCTGAGCGCACGTGGGAGGAGCGGGCAACTATGGAGAAGGCTCTGCGACGGTCGTCCAACATCTTTGCGCGGTATTACCTCAACGACGCATTCAACGACGTCGCCTTTGACTTTGAACTACGCGACGACATCAAGATCGGACAGGACTTTAGTGTG ATCCTGCACATGAAAAATCGTTCATCAGAAAACAAGCACACAGTACGAGGCGTGCTCAGAGTAGATACGGTCACGTACACGGGCAAGACCGGCGAAGACGTGAAGCGGCAGGACTTCGAAGAGTCGCTGGCGCCTGAAGAAAAGCGGCAGGTGGCCATGATGGTTTCCTTCAACGAGTATTACAAGAGGCTGGTCGATCAG gcATCATTCAACATTGCGTGCCTTGCCACGATTGTGGAGAAGAACTTCGACTATTTCGCGCAAGACGACTTCCGCGTGAGAAACCCGGACATCAAGATATCGGTTGAGGGCAAGCCGGTGTCTCGCAAGGAGTTCACAGTCACAGTCAAGCTGGAAAACCCACTGCCGATTCCTTTGAAGAACGGGAAGTTCTATATCCAAGGTCCAGGGCTGGATGAACAACTAAAGATTTCTTTGGATCAG AACGTACAACCTGGTGAATTTGCAACGGCGCAGTTCCAACTGACCCCGCCATGGGCGGGACGACACCAGATCTCTGCCAAGTTCTCTTCGAAGGAGATGCACGACGTAGACGGATTCCTGGTCATTATGGTGGCACCGCCAGAAGCCAATGGCCATGCGGAGACTAATGGCCTTTGA
- the LOC141426727 gene encoding annulin-like isoform X2 codes for MEYLKNWWRHHFERRRKFIIVPFQPDVIDGTRRGVLAVQAIDFCNDTNGENHHTSKFNLMNRSVDRSLVIRRGQAFKLDLLLNRPYDASRDALSFIFYVADVEKRGPSDDTSAAVPLLEKGSETAGSWSAVYEGQMDSHLMVAVTPAADCIVAAWRIDIDTKLTTGGSLSYTHPQPIYVLFNPWCLNDAVYMPGHSHREEYVLEDGGLMYRGVYNRIKPTPWNYAQYEKDILECALYLVREVGKVKGRARSDPIRTARALSAAVNAQDDNGVLIGNWGAELSDYDGGTHPMKWIGSLAILQKYYAKKKPVKYAQCWVFAGVLTTICRALGIPCRPVSGYDAAHDSQGSLTVDIIKDDDGNTMDHFTTDSVWNYHVWNEVWMERPDLGAEYGGWQAIDSTPQETSEDLYRCGPASLRAVRDAEIQRPYDAGYVFAQVNADKVLWKYSGEIQPLKLLARDTTSVGQNISTKAIGRMEREDITDTYKYPERTWEERATMEKALRRSSNIFARYYLNDAFNDVAFDFELRDDIKIGQDFSVILHMKNRSSENKHTVRGVLRVDTVTYTGKTGEDVKRQDFEESLAPEEKRQVAMMVSFNEYYKRLVDQASFNIACLATIVEKNFDYFAQDDFRVRNPDIKISVEGKPVSRKEFTVTVKLENPLPIPLKNGKFYIQGPGLDEQLKISLDQNVQPGEFATAQFQLTPPWAGRHQISAKFSSKEMHDVDGFLVIMVAPPEANGHAETNGL; via the exons ATGGAGTACCTCAAAAATTGGTGGCGACATCATTTTGAAAGGCGACGAAAATTTATTATTGTGCCGTTTCAGCCag ATGTGATTGACGGCACGAGACGGGGTGTGCTGGCTGTCCAGGCTATAGACTTCTGCAACGACACGAATGGGGAGAACCATCACACGAGCAAGTTCAACCTGATGAATCGGTCGGTAGACCGCAGTCTCGTGATTCGGCGAGGACAAGCCTTTAAACTGGATTTGCTGCTCAACCGGCCTTATGATGCCTCCAGGGACGCTCTGTCCTTTATTTTCTACGTGGCTG ATGTCGAGAAACGCGGCCCGTCCGATGATACATCAGCAGCGGTTCCTTTGCTGGAGAAAGGATCGGAAACTGCTGGTTCTTGGTCAGCTGTGTACGAGGGTCAAATGGACTCGCATCTTATGGTGGCAGTAACTCCTGCAGCCGACTGCATCGTTGCTGCTTGGCGAATCGATATTGACACTAAGCTAACCACTGGAGGATCTCTGAGCTACACGCATCCACAACCAATATATGTCTTATTCAATCCGTGGTGCTTGAACGACGCCGTTTATATGCCAG GTCATAGTCATCGGGAAGAATACGTGCTAGAAGACGGTGGTTTAATGTATCGAGGTGTTTACAATCGTATTAAGCCAACACCATGGAACTATGCTCAGTACGAGAAGGATATTCTCGAATGTGCACTATATCTAGTCAGAGAAGTCGGAAAG GTAAAAGGTCGTGCTCGAAGCGATCCTATTCGGACAGCGCGAGCACTGTCGGCTGCAGTTAATGCACAGGATGACAATGGAGTCCTGATCGGAAACTGGGGCGCGGAACTTAGTGACTATGATGGAGGCACCCATCCAATGAAATGGATTGGCTCACTGGCGATATTACAGAAGTATTATGCTAAGAAAAAACCCGTCAAGTACGCGCAGTGTTGGGTCTTCGCCGGAGTTTTGACAACAA TTTGCAGAGCCCTGGGCATCCCGTGCCGGCCTGTGTCGGGCTACGACGCGGCGCACGACAGCCAGGGCAGTCTCACCGTCGACATCATCAAGGATGATGACGGCAACACGATGGACCACTTCACCACCGACTCTGTCTGGAACTACCATGTCTGGAATGAG GTGTGGATGGAGCGTCCTGACCTGGGTGCAGAGTACGGCGGCTGGCAAGCCATTGATTCGACGCCCCAGGAGACTTCTGAGGACCTGTACCGATGCGGGCCAGCTTCGCTGCGCGCTGTCCGTGACGCCGAAATCCAGCGCCCATATGATGCGGGCTACGTCTTTGCACAAGTCAATGCTGACAAG gTGCTGTGGAAGTATTCCGGTGAAATTCAACCCCTTAAACTACTCGCCCGGGACACCACTTCTGTTGGCCAAAATATATCTACGAAAGCCATTGGAAGGATGGAAAGAGAG gaCATTACGGACACATACAAGTACCCTGAGCGCACGTGGGAGGAGCGGGCAACTATGGAGAAGGCTCTGCGACGGTCGTCCAACATCTTTGCGCGGTATTACCTCAACGACGCATTCAACGACGTCGCCTTTGACTTTGAACTACGCGACGACATCAAGATCGGACAGGACTTTAGTGTG ATCCTGCACATGAAAAATCGTTCATCAGAAAACAAGCACACAGTACGAGGCGTGCTCAGAGTAGATACGGTCACGTACACGGGCAAGACCGGCGAAGACGTGAAGCGGCAGGACTTCGAAGAGTCGCTGGCGCCTGAAGAAAAGCGGCAGGTGGCCATGATGGTTTCCTTCAACGAGTATTACAAGAGGCTGGTCGATCAG gcATCATTCAACATTGCGTGCCTTGCCACGATTGTGGAGAAGAACTTCGACTATTTCGCGCAAGACGACTTCCGCGTGAGAAACCCGGACATCAAGATATCGGTTGAGGGCAAGCCGGTGTCTCGCAAGGAGTTCACAGTCACAGTCAAGCTGGAAAACCCACTGCCGATTCCTTTGAAGAACGGGAAGTTCTATATCCAAGGTCCAGGGCTGGATGAACAACTAAAGATTTCTTTGGATCAG AACGTACAACCTGGTGAATTTGCAACGGCGCAGTTCCAACTGACCCCGCCATGGGCGGGACGACACCAGATCTCTGCCAAGTTCTCTTCGAAGGAGATGCACGACGTAGACGGATTCCTGGTCATTATGGTGGCACCGCCAGAAGCCAATGGCCATGCGGAGACTAATGGCCTTTGA
- the LOC141426727 gene encoding annulin-like isoform X3: MGSSSSASTREEVSVAQKDAEDVIDGTRRGVLAVQAIDFCNDTNGENHHTSKFNLMNRSVDRSLVIRRGQAFKLDLLLNRPYDASRDALSFIFYVADVEKRGPSDDTSAAVPLLEKGSETAGSWSAVYEGQMDSHLMVAVTPAADCIVAAWRIDIDTKLTTGGSLSYTHPQPIYVLFNPWCLNDAVYMPGHSHREEYVLEDGGLMYRGVYNRIKPTPWNYAQYEKDILECALYLVREVGKVKGRARSDPIRTARALSAAVNAQDDNGVLIGNWGAELSDYDGGTHPMKWIGSLAILQKYYAKKKPVKYAQCWVFAGVLTTICRALGIPCRPVSGYDAAHDSQGSLTVDIIKDDDGNTMDHFTTDSVWNYHVWNEVWMERPDLGAEYGGWQAIDSTPQETSEDLYRCGPASLRAVRDAEIQRPYDAGYVFAQVNADKVLWKYSGEIQPLKLLARDTTSVGQNISTKAIGRMEREDITDTYKYPERTWEERATMEKALRRSSNIFARYYLNDAFNDVAFDFELRDDIKIGQDFSVILHMKNRSSENKHTVRGVLRVDTVTYTGKTGEDVKRQDFEESLAPEEKRQVAMMVSFNEYYKRLVDQASFNIACLATIVEKNFDYFAQDDFRVRNPDIKISVEGKPVSRKEFTVTVKLENPLPIPLKNGKFYIQGPGLDEQLKISLDQNVQPGEFATAQFQLTPPWAGRHQISAKFSSKEMHDVDGFLVIMVAPPEANGHAETNGL, translated from the exons ATGGGCTCTTCCAGTTCAGCCTCAACAAGGGAAGAAGTGTCTGTAGCGCAAAAGGATGCTGAAG ATGTGATTGACGGCACGAGACGGGGTGTGCTGGCTGTCCAGGCTATAGACTTCTGCAACGACACGAATGGGGAGAACCATCACACGAGCAAGTTCAACCTGATGAATCGGTCGGTAGACCGCAGTCTCGTGATTCGGCGAGGACAAGCCTTTAAACTGGATTTGCTGCTCAACCGGCCTTATGATGCCTCCAGGGACGCTCTGTCCTTTATTTTCTACGTGGCTG ATGTCGAGAAACGCGGCCCGTCCGATGATACATCAGCAGCGGTTCCTTTGCTGGAGAAAGGATCGGAAACTGCTGGTTCTTGGTCAGCTGTGTACGAGGGTCAAATGGACTCGCATCTTATGGTGGCAGTAACTCCTGCAGCCGACTGCATCGTTGCTGCTTGGCGAATCGATATTGACACTAAGCTAACCACTGGAGGATCTCTGAGCTACACGCATCCACAACCAATATATGTCTTATTCAATCCGTGGTGCTTGAACGACGCCGTTTATATGCCAG GTCATAGTCATCGGGAAGAATACGTGCTAGAAGACGGTGGTTTAATGTATCGAGGTGTTTACAATCGTATTAAGCCAACACCATGGAACTATGCTCAGTACGAGAAGGATATTCTCGAATGTGCACTATATCTAGTCAGAGAAGTCGGAAAG GTAAAAGGTCGTGCTCGAAGCGATCCTATTCGGACAGCGCGAGCACTGTCGGCTGCAGTTAATGCACAGGATGACAATGGAGTCCTGATCGGAAACTGGGGCGCGGAACTTAGTGACTATGATGGAGGCACCCATCCAATGAAATGGATTGGCTCACTGGCGATATTACAGAAGTATTATGCTAAGAAAAAACCCGTCAAGTACGCGCAGTGTTGGGTCTTCGCCGGAGTTTTGACAACAA TTTGCAGAGCCCTGGGCATCCCGTGCCGGCCTGTGTCGGGCTACGACGCGGCGCACGACAGCCAGGGCAGTCTCACCGTCGACATCATCAAGGATGATGACGGCAACACGATGGACCACTTCACCACCGACTCTGTCTGGAACTACCATGTCTGGAATGAG GTGTGGATGGAGCGTCCTGACCTGGGTGCAGAGTACGGCGGCTGGCAAGCCATTGATTCGACGCCCCAGGAGACTTCTGAGGACCTGTACCGATGCGGGCCAGCTTCGCTGCGCGCTGTCCGTGACGCCGAAATCCAGCGCCCATATGATGCGGGCTACGTCTTTGCACAAGTCAATGCTGACAAG gTGCTGTGGAAGTATTCCGGTGAAATTCAACCCCTTAAACTACTCGCCCGGGACACCACTTCTGTTGGCCAAAATATATCTACGAAAGCCATTGGAAGGATGGAAAGAGAG gaCATTACGGACACATACAAGTACCCTGAGCGCACGTGGGAGGAGCGGGCAACTATGGAGAAGGCTCTGCGACGGTCGTCCAACATCTTTGCGCGGTATTACCTCAACGACGCATTCAACGACGTCGCCTTTGACTTTGAACTACGCGACGACATCAAGATCGGACAGGACTTTAGTGTG ATCCTGCACATGAAAAATCGTTCATCAGAAAACAAGCACACAGTACGAGGCGTGCTCAGAGTAGATACGGTCACGTACACGGGCAAGACCGGCGAAGACGTGAAGCGGCAGGACTTCGAAGAGTCGCTGGCGCCTGAAGAAAAGCGGCAGGTGGCCATGATGGTTTCCTTCAACGAGTATTACAAGAGGCTGGTCGATCAG gcATCATTCAACATTGCGTGCCTTGCCACGATTGTGGAGAAGAACTTCGACTATTTCGCGCAAGACGACTTCCGCGTGAGAAACCCGGACATCAAGATATCGGTTGAGGGCAAGCCGGTGTCTCGCAAGGAGTTCACAGTCACAGTCAAGCTGGAAAACCCACTGCCGATTCCTTTGAAGAACGGGAAGTTCTATATCCAAGGTCCAGGGCTGGATGAACAACTAAAGATTTCTTTGGATCAG AACGTACAACCTGGTGAATTTGCAACGGCGCAGTTCCAACTGACCCCGCCATGGGCGGGACGACACCAGATCTCTGCCAAGTTCTCTTCGAAGGAGATGCACGACGTAGACGGATTCCTGGTCATTATGGTGGCACCGCCAGAAGCCAATGGCCATGCGGAGACTAATGGCCTTTGA
- the tilB gene encoding touch insensitive larva B, producing MVRITVQMVRNKAEHHDRLLAPLEEIALHQENIEKIEYIQDWCPKLKILLMQSNLIGKIENLNKLKHLNYLNLALNNIEIIENLERCESLQKLDLTVNFIGEIVSVESLIGNYNLDNLYLTGNPCTDYDNYRDFVIGTLPQLAYLDGREIDRSERIKALQNLPVIRQDILFEQNEYRHRRRKQKARLEYEIQYKWDNEYKDMDPDERNKKFYAEKCEHSPEVRHEMERMRLLKLKSYETEKKTEEKRQYKFFAPDGRPFNINQAKIPFLFNDTEPDKYVLDLAVYKHMDTSLIDVDVQPNYVRALIKEKIFQLHLPEEVDTTNSTAQRSQITGHLVVTMPKVNVIIKPQRALETEKEKKAQLYTEHHVSECNEGSGQSKREFLEIGPADNILDLSKMTLTKKVPDYIDPRIKLGVKQPSPDFVDNPEVPDLI from the coding sequence atggtGCGGATAACTGTGCAGATGGTGCGAAATAAAGCCGAACATCACGACCGACTGCTGGCGCCCCTCGAAGAAATAGCTTTACATCAAGAAAACATCGAGAAGATTGAATATATTCAGGACTGGTGCCCCAAACTCAAAATACTACTCATGCAAAGCAACCTCATTGGTAAAATAGAAAACTTAAACAAGTTGAAACACCTTAACTATCTGAACCTAGCTCTCAACAACATAGAAATCATAGAAAACCTGGAAAGATGCGAGTCACTGCAAAAACTCGACTTGACGGTAAATTTTATCGGGGAAATCGTGAGTGTTGAGAGTCTTATAGGCAATTATAATCTTGACAACTTATACTTAACTGGAAACCCTTGCACTGACTATGATAATTACCGCGACTTTGTGATTGGGACTCTACCTCAGCTTGCTTACTTGGATGGGAGGGAAATAGACCGGTCTGAACGCATTAAAGCATTACAAAACCTCCCAGTTATAAGACAAGACATTTTATTTGAACAGAACGAGTACAGGCATCGACGTAGAAAACAAAAAGCTCGCTTGGAATACGAGATTCAATATAAGTGGGATAACGAATACAAGGATATGGATCCAGATGAAAGGAATAAGAAATTTTATGCAGAAAAATGTGAACATTCCCCCGAGGTTCGCCATGAGATGGAACGTATGCGACTACTTAAACTGAAAAGCTATGAAACTGAAAAGAAAACGGAAGAAAAACGACAGTACAAGTTCTTTGCGCCTGATGGTAGACCTTTCAACATCAATCAAGCTAAGATTCCATTTCTGTTCAATGACACGGAGCCCGATAAGTATGTTCTCGATTTAGCTGTGTACAAACACATGGACACCAGTTTAATTGACGTGGATGTCCAACCTAATTATGTTCGAGCATTAATAAAGGAAAAGATATTTCAACTCCATCTACCGGAAGAGGTTGACACTACGAACTCAACAGCCCAGCGTTCGCAGATAACTGGGCATTTAGTTGTTACCATGCCGAAAGTTAATGTCATAATCAAACCACAGAGGGCGCTAGAAACCGAAAAAGAGAAAAAAGCTCAATTATACACTGAACACCACGTATCAGAGTGTAATGAGGGATCAGGTCAGTCTAAGAGGGAGTTTCTTGAAATAGGTCCTGCTGACAACATTCTTGACCTTTCAAAAATGACTCTAACCAAGAAAGTGCCAGATTACATTGACCCTAGAATCAAATTAGGAGTTAAACAACCTTCACCAGACTTCGTTGATAATCCAGAGGTTCCTGATCTTAtttaa